One window of the Lynx canadensis isolate LIC74 chromosome D3, mLynCan4.pri.v2, whole genome shotgun sequence genome contains the following:
- the STX2 gene encoding syntaxin-2 isoform X4 has translation MLFGFFSEKIFKSVGRLPGQYREHPQSLPLDSPVVRISGHVAMRVLSDLNKEIKKTASKIRAKLKSIEQSFDQDESGDRTSVDLRIRRTQHSVLSRKFVEVMTEYNEAQTLFRERSKGRIQRQLEITGRTTTDEELEEMLESGSPSVFTADIISDSHITRQALNEIESRHKDIMKLETSIRELHEMFTDMAMFVETQGEMINNIEKNVMNATDYVEHAKEETKKAIKYHSKARRKKWIIVAVSVAVVAVIALIIGLSVGK, from the exons atgctttttgggttttttagcGAGAAGATCTTCAAGTCCGTGGGAAGGTTGCCAGGACAGTACAGAGAACACCCCCAATCCCTTCCCCTAGATTCGCCCGTCGTCCGCATCTCCGGGCATGTGGCCATGCGTGTGCTTTCC GATCTgaacaaagaaatcaagaaaactgCCAGTAAAATCCGAGCCAAGTTGAAGT CTATCGAGCAGAGTTTTGATCAGGATGAGAGTGGGGACCGCACCTCAGTGGATCTCCGGATACGACGAACTCAG CATTCAGTACTGTCTCGGAAGTTTGTGGAGGTCATGACGGAGTACAACGAGGCCCAGACTCTGTTTCGGGAGCGGAGCAAAGGACGCATACAGCGCCAGCTGGAGATCA CTGGAAGAACCACGACCGACGAGGAGCTGGAAGAAATGCTGGAAAGCGGGAGCCCTTCGGTCTTCACCGCAGAC ATTATATCAGATTCACACATCACTAGACAAGCTCTCAATGAAATTGAGTCTCGTCACAAAGACATCATGAAGCTGGAGACCAGCATCCGGGAGCTACACGAGATGTTCACGGACATGGCCATGTTCGTTGAGACCCAG GGCGAAATGATCAACAACATAGAAAAAAACGTTATGAACGCCACAGACTATGTAGAACACGCTAAAGAAGAAACGAAAAAGGCGATTAAATATCACAGCAAAGCTAGAAGG AAAAAGTGGATAATTGTGGCTGTGTCAGTGGCTGTGGTTGCCGTAATTGCTCTAATTATTGGCTTATCGGTTGGCAAATGA